One Fusobacterium simiae DNA window includes the following coding sequences:
- a CDS encoding bifunctional folylpolyglutamate synthase/dihydrofolate synthase has protein sequence MEEKMNIDTLLEELYAYSMFSIRLGLDNIKEICKYLGNPQDSYKVIHITGTNGKGSVSTTVERILIDAGYKVGKYTSPHILEFNERISFNDKYISNEDVAKYYEKVKKIIEEHNIQATFFEVTTAMMFDYFKDMKADYAILEAGMGGRYDATNICDNIVSVITNISLEHTEYLGDTIYKIAKEKAGIIKNCPYTIFADNNPDVKKAIEEATDKYVNVLEKYKDSTYNLDFNTFTTNIFINGNKYEYSLFGDYQYKNFLCAYEVVKYLGVDEKIIKEAVKKVVWQCRFEVYSKNPLVIFDGAHNLAGVEELVKIVKQHFSKDEVTILTSILKDKDRVSMFKKLNEVSSNIILTSIPGNPRASTAKELYNYVENKKDFEYEEDPIKAYNLALSKKRKLTICCGSFYILIKLKEGLNG, from the coding sequence ATGGAGGAAAAAATGAATATTGATACCTTACTTGAAGAATTATATGCTTATTCTATGTTTAGTATAAGACTTGGTTTAGATAATATCAAAGAAATTTGTAAATATTTAGGAAATCCACAAGATTCATATAAAGTTATACATATAACAGGAACTAATGGTAAAGGTTCTGTTTCAACAACAGTTGAAAGAATTTTAATAGATGCAGGATATAAAGTTGGTAAGTATACTTCTCCCCATATTCTTGAATTTAATGAAAGGATATCTTTTAATGATAAATATATTAGCAATGAAGATGTTGCTAAATATTATGAAAAAGTTAAAAAAATTATAGAGGAGCATAATATTCAAGCTACTTTTTTTGAAGTTACAACAGCTATGATGTTTGATTATTTTAAGGATATGAAAGCGGATTATGCTATCTTAGAAGCAGGTATGGGTGGAAGATACGATGCTACAAATATTTGTGATAATATAGTATCAGTAATAACAAATATTAGCCTAGAACACACAGAGTATTTAGGAGATACTATCTATAAAATTGCTAAGGAAAAGGCAGGAATAATTAAAAATTGCCCTTATACAATATTTGCAGATAACAACCCTGATGTCAAAAAAGCCATTGAAGAAGCAACTGATAAATATGTAAATGTTTTAGAAAAATATAAGGATAGCACTTATAATCTTGATTTTAATACTTTTACAACTAATATTTTTATAAATGGAAATAAATATGAGTACTCTCTTTTTGGAGATTATCAATATAAAAATTTTCTATGTGCCTATGAAGTGGTAAAGTACTTAGGTGTAGATGAAAAAATAATAAAAGAAGCAGTAAAAAAAGTTGTATGGCAATGTAGATTTGAAGTTTATTCTAAAAATCCATTAGTAATTTTTGATGGTGCTCATAATCTTGCCGGTGTTGAAGAACTTGTTAAAATTGTAAAACAACATTTTTCAAAAGATGAAGTTACAATATTGACTTCTATTTTAAAAGATAAAGATAGAGTTTCTATGTTTAAAAAATTAAATGAGGTTTCTTCTAATATAATTTTAACCTCTATACCAGGAAATCCAAGGGCTTCAACTGCTAAAGAATTATATAATTATGTTGAGAATAAAAAAGATTTTGAATATGAAGAAGACCCAATAAAAGCATATAATTTGGCTTTAAGTAAAAAAAGAAAACTTACTATATGTTGTGGTTCCTTCTACATATTAATAAAATTAAAAGAGGGATTGAATGGATAA
- the hprK gene encoding HPr(Ser) kinase/phosphatase, whose protein sequence is MHTYTTVREIVKALNFEILNEGNLDLKIDIPNIYQIGYELVGFLDKESDELNRYINVCSLKESRFIATFSKERKEKVISEYMSLDFPALIFTKDAIITEEFYYYAKKHNKNILLSNEKASVTVRKLKFFLSKALSVEEEYENYSLMEIHGVGVLMTGYPNARKGVMIELIERGHRMVTDKNLIIRRVGENDLVGYNAKKREKLGHFYLEDIKGGYVDVTDHFGVKSTRIEKKINILIVLEEWNEKEFYDRLGLDVQYQDFVGEKIQKYIIPVRKGRNLAVIIETAALTFRLRRMGHNTPLEFLTKSQEIIQRKKKEREEDMNTNRLPVTKLINEFDLVIKNGEDKVASTYIKSSNVYRPSLSLIGFFDLIEEVSNIGIQIFSKIEFKFLENLCPSERVNNLKKFLTYDIPMIVLTVDANPPDYFFDLVKKSGHILAVAPYKKASQIVANFNNYLDSFFSETISVHGVLVELFGFGVLLTGKSGIGKSETALELIHRGHRLIADDMVKFFRDTQGDIVGKSAELPFFMEIRGLGIIDIKTLYGLSAVRLSKRLDMIIELQAIDSTDYMSAPSTHLYEDVLGKPIKKRILEISSGRNAAAMVEVMVMDYMSGLLGQK, encoded by the coding sequence ATGCATACTTATACCACTGTTAGAGAAATAGTAAAAGCATTAAATTTTGAAATATTAAATGAGGGAAATTTAGATTTAAAAATTGATATACCTAATATTTATCAAATTGGATATGAACTTGTGGGTTTTTTAGATAAAGAAAGCGATGAGTTAAATAGATATATCAATGTATGTAGTCTAAAAGAATCAAGATTTATTGCTACTTTTTCAAAAGAAAGGAAGGAAAAAGTAATTTCCGAATATATGTCACTTGATTTTCCTGCTCTTATATTTACAAAAGATGCTATTATTACAGAAGAATTTTATTATTATGCTAAAAAACATAATAAAAATATACTTTTAAGTAATGAAAAAGCCTCTGTTACTGTTAGAAAATTAAAATTTTTTCTTTCAAAGGCTTTGTCTGTTGAAGAAGAATATGAAAATTATTCTCTTATGGAAATTCATGGTGTTGGTGTATTGATGACAGGCTATCCCAATGCCAGAAAGGGAGTAATGATAGAGTTAATAGAAAGAGGGCATCGTATGGTAACAGATAAAAATCTTATTATACGACGTGTTGGAGAAAATGATTTAGTTGGTTATAATGCAAAAAAAAGAGAAAAGTTAGGACACTTTTATTTAGAGGATATTAAAGGTGGTTATGTAGATGTTACTGACCATTTTGGAGTAAAATCAACTAGAATAGAAAAGAAAATAAATATACTTATTGTACTTGAAGAATGGAATGAGAAAGAATTTTATGATAGACTTGGACTTGATGTACAATATCAAGATTTTGTTGGAGAAAAAATACAAAAATATATAATTCCTGTTAGAAAGGGAAGGAATTTGGCGGTTATAATTGAAACAGCGGCCTTAACATTTAGATTAAGAAGAATGGGGCATAATACCCCATTAGAATTTCTTACAAAGTCACAAGAAATAATTCAAAGGAAAAAGAAAGAGAGGGAAGAAGATATGAATACAAATAGGCTGCCTGTAACGAAATTGATAAATGAGTTTGATTTAGTAATTAAGAATGGAGAAGACAAAGTAGCAAGTACATATATAAAGTCTTCAAATGTATACCGTCCTTCTTTATCACTTATAGGATTTTTTGATTTAATAGAAGAAGTTTCAAATATTGGTATACAAATATTTTCAAAAATAGAATTTAAATTTTTAGAAAATCTGTGTCCTTCTGAAAGAGTAAATAATTTAAAAAAGTTTTTAACTTATGATATCCCTATGATAGTATTAACAGTTGATGCAAATCCTCCTGATTACTTTTTTGATTTAGTCAAAAAAAGTGGGCATATTTTAGCTGTTGCACCATATAAAAAAGCATCTCAAATAGTTGCTAATTTTAATAACTATTTAGACTCATTTTTCTCAGAAACAATAAGCGTTCACGGTGTTTTAGTTGAACTTTTTGGTTTTGGAGTACTGCTTACTGGTAAAAGTGGAATAGGTAAAAGTGAAACTGCTCTTGAACTTATACATAGAGGACATAGGCTGATAGCAGATGATATGGTTAAATTTTTTAGAGATACTCAAGGAGACATAGTAGGAAAATCTGCTGAACTTCCATTTTTTATGGAAATTAGAGGTTTAGGAATTATTGATATTAAAACTTTATATGGTTTAAGTGCTGTTAGACTATCAAAAAGGTTAGATATGATAATTGAACTACAAGCTATTGATAGTACAGATTATATGTCTGCTCCATCAACTCACTTATATGAAGATGTTTTAGGTAAACCAATAAAAAAGAGAATACTTGAAATATCATCTGGAAGAAATGCAGCAGCAATGGTTGAAGTTATGGTAATGGATTATATGTCTGGATTATTAGGACAAAAGTAA
- a CDS encoding DHH family phosphoesterase encodes MKEFLEKFKEIKNIIEENQNIILTAHINPDGDAVGSGLGLFLTLKENYKDKNIRFVLQDDIPYTTKFLKGSDKIEIYNKDKKYFCDLLIFLDSATKDRTGEAGKNIESKITMNIDHHVSNPIYGDIACVITYSSSTSEIIYYFIKYMNYKFSLSVAEALYLGLVNDTGNFSHSNVKVGTMQMATDLISMGVNNNYIVTNFLNSNSYQTLKMLGEALKNFEFYPEKKLSYYYLDNETMKKYNAKKEDTEGIVEKILSYKEASVSLFLREEADGKIKGSMRSKYEIDVNKIANLFGGGGHYKAAGFSSNLSSNEILEIVLKNV; translated from the coding sequence ATGAAAGAATTTTTAGAAAAGTTTAAAGAAATTAAAAATATTATTGAAGAAAATCAAAATATTATATTAACAGCTCATATAAATCCTGATGGTGATGCAGTTGGTTCAGGGCTAGGATTATTTCTTACTTTAAAAGAAAATTATAAGGACAAAAATATTAGATTTGTATTGCAAGATGATATTCCTTACACAACAAAATTTTTAAAAGGCTCAGATAAAATTGAAATTTATAATAAAGATAAAAAATATTTTTGTGATTTATTAATATTTTTAGATTCTGCAACAAAAGATAGAACAGGAGAAGCTGGAAAAAATATTGAAAGTAAAATAACAATGAATATTGACCACCATGTGAGTAATCCTATTTATGGAGATATAGCTTGTGTGATAACTTATTCTTCCTCTACTTCTGAAATTATTTATTATTTTATAAAATATATGAATTATAAATTTTCTCTTTCAGTGGCAGAAGCATTGTACTTAGGACTTGTAAATGATACAGGAAATTTTTCTCATAGCAATGTTAAGGTTGGAACAATGCAGATGGCAACAGATTTAATTTCAATGGGAGTAAATAATAATTATATAGTAACTAATTTTTTAAATTCTAATTCATATCAAACCTTAAAAATGTTAGGAGAAGCATTAAAAAATTTTGAGTTCTATCCAGAAAAAAAACTTAGCTATTATTATTTAGACAATGAAACAATGAAAAAATATAATGCTAAAAAAGAAGATACTGAAGGTATTGTAGAAAAAATTCTTTCTTATAAAGAGGCTTCTGTTTCATTATTTTTAAGAGAAGAAGCTGATGGGAAAATTAAAGGAAGTATGAGAAGTAAATATGAAATTGATGTAAACAAAATAGCTAATTTATTTGGAGGAGGAGGACATTATAAGGCAGCTGGTTTTTCAAGTAACCTATCATCTAATGAAATATTAGAAATTGTTTTAAAAAATGTATAA
- a CDS encoding cell division protein SepF → MADNIDIVFLKPTKFEDCVICAGYIKEDKIVNMNLSQLDDKDSRRVLDYIAGAIFITKAEIVNVGNKIFCSIPSNRNFLNEMNRESSHDEEEVEIVRG, encoded by the coding sequence ATGGCAGATAATATTGATATAGTTTTCTTAAAACCTACAAAGTTTGAGGATTGTGTGATATGTGCAGGTTATATAAAAGAGGATAAAATAGTTAATATGAATTTAAGTCAACTTGATGATAAGGATTCAAGAAGAGTTTTAGATTATATAGCAGGTGCTATTTTTATCACTAAAGCTGAAATTGTAAATGTAGGAAATAAGATTTTCTGTTCTATTCCTAGCAACAGAAACTTTTTAAATGAAATGAATAGAGAAAGTTCTCATGATGAGGAAGAAGTAGAAATTGTAAGAGGGTAA
- a CDS encoding sugar O-acetyltransferase, translating to MTEKEKMQKGMLYDANYDKNLLEERIKAKSICYDFNQLHPAEIEKQIEVMKKLLGKIKNNFSIIAPFWCDYGYNIEIGENFFANHNTVILDGAKVTFGDNVFIAPNCGFYTAAHPIDFEKRNQGLEYAYPITVGDNVWIGAGVQVMPGVTIGNNVVIGAGSIVIKDIPDNSVAVGNPCKVIREIKE from the coding sequence ATGACAGAAAAAGAAAAAATGCAAAAGGGAATGTTATATGATGCAAATTATGATAAAAATTTGTTAGAAGAAAGAATAAAAGCCAAAAGTATATGTTATGATTTTAATCAACTACATCCAGCTGAAATAGAAAAACAAATAGAGGTTATGAAAAAACTTTTAGGAAAAATTAAAAATAATTTTTCTATAATAGCACCTTTTTGGTGTGACTATGGATATAATATTGAAATTGGAGAAAATTTTTTTGCTAATCATAACACAGTTATATTAGATGGAGCTAAGGTTACTTTTGGAGATAATGTTTTCATAGCACCAAATTGTGGATTTTACACAGCAGCTCATCCAATAGATTTTGAAAAAAGAAATCAAGGGCTTGAATATGCTTACCCTATTACTGTTGGAGATAATGTTTGGATAGGGGCAGGAGTTCAAGTTATGCCAGGAGTAACAATAGGTAATAATGTCGTTATAGGGGCAGGTAGTATTGTAATAAAAGATATTCCAGATAATTCTGTTGCAGTAGGAAATCCTTGTAAAGTAATTCGTGAAATAAAAGAATAA